The following proteins are co-located in the Bacteroidetes Order II. bacterium genome:
- a CDS encoding PorT family protein: MRLRLLPSLFRINLLIGLGLFQTATAQEYGIGARIGLTQTRFWNDPDTEFSATTRQMVGLILYHQSNDRLGFQAEALYSPKGAQLYDPTLFPDVNLFRFDMVYLDVPVMAVVDLLPDAKVAPQIHFGPQISFLMDARTKAGVKGQAGWLEDNADESVRSIDIGTVAGVGARFRRGSHMWMLDARYSLGVLDLVKNDSNPKRNQAFSVLVGIMF, from the coding sequence ATGCGTCTGCGGTTGTTGCCCAGCCTATTCCGCATTAACCTCCTGATCGGTTTGGGGTTGTTTCAGACGGCAACAGCACAAGAATATGGCATTGGCGCCAGAATAGGACTTACCCAAACCCGTTTTTGGAACGATCCAGATACCGAATTCTCGGCTACCACACGCCAAATGGTGGGGTTGATCCTCTACCATCAATCCAATGACCGACTAGGGTTTCAGGCGGAAGCCCTTTATTCACCCAAGGGCGCACAACTGTACGACCCTACGCTATTTCCCGATGTAAACCTCTTCCGGTTTGATATGGTGTATCTTGATGTACCTGTGATGGCGGTTGTGGATCTATTGCCCGATGCCAAGGTGGCGCCCCAGATTCATTTTGGTCCACAGATTTCGTTTTTGATGGATGCTCGCACCAAAGCCGGCGTGAAGGGGCAGGCGGGATGGCTCGAAGACAATGCCGATGAATCCGTGCGCTCCATAGACATCGGAACCGTGGCTGGGGTGGGTGCTCGCTTCCGGCGCGGGAGCCATATGTGGATGCTGGATGCCCGTTATAGCCTTGGGGTTTTGGACTTGGTGAAAAATGATAGTAACCCGAAACGCAATCAGGCGTTTTCCGTTTTGGTGGGCATTATGTTTTAG
- the xth gene encoding exodeoxyribonuclease III, whose protein sequence is MSDTKKLFSWNVNGIRSVVQKGFAEWLFQTSPDVLCLQEIKATEAQVPATVLRPEGWHTFWHPAQKAGYSGTALFTKEEPESLQMGLGNPDFDTEGRTITAWFQNFILVNAYFPSGRRDLSRVPYKLAYNQAFLDHVDQLRASDPRPVIFCGDVNIAHQPIDLARPKGNQKTSGFLPEERIWVDHFYEAGFRDTFRHLHPNQEGAYSWWSNLAGARGKNIGWRIDYFFVEERILPNISDAFIWPDVLGSDHCPIGIEIAGI, encoded by the coding sequence ATGTCTGATACAAAAAAACTCTTCTCTTGGAATGTGAACGGCATACGCTCGGTTGTCCAAAAGGGCTTTGCCGAGTGGCTTTTCCAGACCTCGCCCGATGTCCTCTGCCTGCAAGAAATCAAAGCAACCGAGGCGCAAGTTCCAGCCACGGTCCTCCGTCCCGAAGGCTGGCACACCTTTTGGCACCCCGCCCAGAAAGCCGGCTATTCCGGAACCGCCCTCTTTACCAAGGAAGAACCGGAAAGCCTACAAATGGGCTTGGGCAATCCAGATTTTGATACCGAAGGACGCACCATTACGGCGTGGTTCCAGAATTTTATTTTGGTCAATGCCTACTTCCCAAGTGGTCGCCGCGACCTGAGCCGTGTTCCGTATAAATTGGCGTATAACCAAGCCTTTTTAGACCATGTGGACCAACTCCGTGCCAGCGATCCGCGTCCGGTCATCTTCTGTGGAGATGTCAACATTGCCCATCAACCCATAGACCTGGCACGCCCCAAAGGAAACCAAAAAACCTCCGGATTCTTGCCGGAAGAACGCATTTGGGTGGATCACTTCTACGAGGCGGGATTCCGTGACACCTTCCGACACCTACACCCGAACCAAGAAGGTGCTTATTCGTGGTGGTCTAATCTGGCCGGGGCAAGAGGCAAAAATATTGGTTGGCGGATAGATTATTTTTTTGTGGAAGAACGGATATTGCCCAATATCTCGGATGCATTTATCTGGCCAGATGTTTTAGGCAGCGACCATTGTCCCATAGGGATTGAAATCGCCGGAATTTAG